The DNA sequence CTTGAGGGCATCCTCCCCGACGAAATAGCCGCTATAAACGAAAAGCGCCCTACAGAAGCCTGTAAGGCGCTTGTTGCCACTGCATCACTACCCGGAGTTTCGGATAGTTGTCAACAATGGCTGCCCCCTGTGGATTCGAACCACAATTAACTGGTCCAGAGCCAGTCGTGCTACCGTTGCACTAGAGGGCAATGTAGTTTCTAAAATCTATTATTTCCTTGAATGTATAAACATCGCTTCTTTTTGCTAATCGTATATAATTGCACCCAAATTGCGGCTTGAAACCGAGCTTTATCAGACTATCATAAACGTCTTGTCTTAATTTCTTACAATTATTTTTAAATTCAATAATTCGCGTGTAATTATCTCTGTCTTCGTGAAAACAACCATCGGTTTCAAACAATCCCTTGAGGCATTTAAGAATATACCTCTTATCAGAAAAAATCCAAGAAGGTATACCAACATTATTTCTTATTTTATCTCCGCACGGAAGATTTAATCTTTCACTTATCTTACACTGATACAAATCCACACTTACTGCATTTACATCATTCCGTTTACGTATAGATGGTGATTTATAAAAAACTTTTTTTATAAGAATGCCGATATGTTTTATATATCCTACATCTTTAGAATTACAGGTTATCCTTAAATTTTCTGTTCTTGGATGTTTATTCAAATTGCCATCGCCTAAGACTATCCCGATTAACTCTGCTAGGTTGTTATCTTTTTCTAATTCTCTATACCGTGTTGCGTATTGTAGTTTTCTTTTTATCTGCCAATCGCTGAAATTCCACTCTTTTTTTGCCTTTAACGCCTGAGATAACCTTAATAAACTCGGGTGGTTTTTCTTCGACTTCCCTTTATTCCAAGGAATCAATCCTATATTTGCGCTTGGAAACCGTTTTATAAATTCATGGTAGCGCACCTTATGCTTGTGCCACAAATGTGTTTCAGTAATCCTTCCGAACCCTTGATTACAAAGATTGCATTTTACCATAGCGAACTTTGTCCTACCATTAGACGACAGGGCAAATTCTATTTGGGCTTCTTACCTTTTATAAATTTAGACAGCCTTTCTCTGGTACGCTCCTTGCCTAAATAATATATCACCTCGAATAACCCCGGCCCGATGGTTTTACCGGTGACAGCCAGCCTGATGGGATGGATAAGGGCCTTGGCTTCAATATTCAGCTCTTTGACCAGTTCGCGAAAACACGCCTCAATAGTAATGATATCAAAACTCTCCAGCTTATCCAGCCTTTCTATAAAGAGGCTGAATTCTTTAGACAAATCCTGGGTTAAAAGCTCTTTCTTTGCCTGGGGGTCTATCTTGATATTTTTAACAAAGAAGAAATCCGCCCAGTCCGCAAAATCCTTTAGCGTGGGGAGCCTGCCCTGGAATAATTTTACTAAAGAAGCGATGTAATTTCTATCAAAATTATCTTTTCCGATATATTTTTTCTGTATCAACAGGGGGATTACCTCGTCGGTCAATTGCTGCGTATCCGCTTTTTTCAGATACTGGTTATTAATCCATTTAAGTTTATCCAGGTCAAAGATAGCCGCGGTTTTATTGACGTTTTTGATATCAAATAATTTAATCGCCTCCCGGATATCAATGATTTCGCGGTTGCCGCCCGGGGCCCAGCCTAAAAGCAAAAGATAATTCACCAGCGCCGGCGACAAATACCCCATTTTGCGGTAATCGGAAATGGCGGTAGCGCCGGTCCTCTTAGAGAGCCTGCCGCCTTCCTTACCCAGTATTAAAGGTAAATGCGCAAATTCGGGTACAGGAAAATTCAATGCCTGATAAAGAATAACCTGCTTAGGGGTGTTGGAGATATGGTCGTCCCCTCTTATAACGTGGGTGATACCCATAGTGGCGTCATCTACCACGCAAGCAAAGTTATAAGTAGGGGTGCCGTCGGATTTTATCAAAACCTGGTCTTTGATGTTCTCGGTATCAAACTCAATCAAAGAATGAATGAGGTCATTTATCTTGATCTTCTGTGGTTTGATTTTAAAAATGACGGCCTCGGATTTATCCTTTGATTTTTCTACGTAAGCCAACCCCTGAGCCAGTAATTTCTGCGCATACTCTTTGTAAATATTAAACCTCTGGCTCTGATAATATACCTCATCCCACTTAAACCCCAACCACTCTAAACTGAACAATATTTCATCCAGATATTTCTTTTTGGAGCGCTTTTTATCCGTATCCTCTATCCTCAGAATAAATTTTCCCTCTTTGGCCTTAGCATAGAGCCAGCTAAATAGGGCGGTACGCGCACCGCCTATGTGTAAATTTCCCGTCGGGGAAGGTGCGAAACGGACCCTGATCATTTCAACTTCGCTCCTTCTTCTAATGCCTTCTGGTTAATCTCAATAAGCCCTTTCTTATCCGCTGGCGCGATGGCCTGTATTACCTTTAGGATGCTCTTTAAATCCACCACATTTTTTTTAGCGATAAGACACCCTAGAGCGGCCATATTGGCCACCTTGATATTACCTAACCCTATGGCTATATCGGTAAAAGGATGCCTTAAGACATCCAAATGTTTATCTAATTCTATATCGCTTGCTGCCAAAGAGCTGTTTACAATTACTAAACCTTTATTTTTTATCCTTTCTTTAAATTTCTTTAAAGACGGCCCGTTCATAATAATTAAGGCATCGGCCTTGAGGACATAAGGCGAGCCTATTTCTTTATCAGAGATAGTGACCATGCAGTGGGCTGTCCCGCCGCGCACCTCTGCGCCGTAAGAAGGCAGCCAGGTTACGTATTTATCTTCGCGCATAGCTGCCTCTGCCAAAACCCTGCCCAAAAGCATTATACCCTGGCCTCCTGCGCCCGCAATTATTACCCGTTCAGTCATAGCTTTACAACTAACATTTTAACTTTTAAACATTAAAACAATCATTTAATTCTTCCTAAGGGAAACTCTTTTACCATCACATCTCTCATCCACTCCAGCGCTTTTTTTGGAGACATACCCCAGTAAGTCGGGCAGGGAGATAAAATTTCCACTAAAGAGAAACCCAGATTATCAATCTGGTTCTGAAAAGCGAGTTTCACGGCTTTTTTGGCATTGATAATCTCTTGGGGAGAAGATAAAGCGGCCCGCTCCACATATTTTACTGCGGGTAACAACGCCAACATCTCGGAAATCTTCAAAGGGTAGCCATGAAATTTCGCCTCTCTACCCGCAGGGGTTGTAGCTGTCTTCTGGCCCAATAACGTCGTAGGGGCAAGCTGGCCTCCGGTCATCCCGTAGATAGCATTATTGATGAAAATAACCGTGACGTTTTCGCCCCGGTTAGCAGCGTGTATGGTTTCGTTGGTGCCGATAGCGGCTAAGTCTCCGTCGCCCTGATAGGTAAACACGATATTCTGCGGCCTTACTCTTTTAATAGCGGTAGCCACTGCCAAAGCCCGGCCATGGGCTGCCTCGGAACAGTCAAAATCCCAATAATCATAGGCAATGACTGCGCAGCCCACAGGCGCGACACCAATAACCTTCTCCCTGATCCCCAATTCATCCACTACCTCGGCAATAAGCCTGTGCGCGATACCGTGGCCGCAACCGGCGCAATAGTGGGTTAATATATTCCGTAAAGATTTAGGATACCCGAATACTTTTTGCATCTTAACTTTCAAACTTTCAAACTTTCAAACTTTTTTATAATCTCTTCTTCCGTCGGTACGCCTCCGCCTGAACGGCCAAAGAATTCAACCTTTGCCTTGCCGCAGACTGCTAATTTTACGTCTTCTAACATCTGGCCATAAGACATCTCAATTACTAAAAACGCTAATCGCTTATCGCTAATCGCTAATCGCTGAAATATTTTTTGAGGGAAGGGCCAGAGCGTGATAGGCCGGATTAAACCCGCTTTTTTACCTTCTTTTCTTAATCTCTGCACTACGCTTTTAGCAATACGCGCCATTGTCCCATAGGCGACCAGGATAAGTTTGGCATCATCCAAAAATAAACTCTCAAAACGTTCTTCTTTTCCCTGAATAACCTTATATTTTTCCTGCAGGCAAAGGTTAAATTTCTCTAAGTCGCCTTCCTTCATATAAAAAGATTTCACGATATTCGGGGGCCTGCCTTTAGCGCCTGTCAGCGCCCAATTTTTAGTTGTTGGTTGTTGGTCGCTGGTCGCTGGTCGCTCACTAACGACTAACGACAAACGACTATCGACTAATAAAGGTTCCATCATCTGGCCGAGTATGCCGTCGCCTAAAATAATCGCGGGAATGCGGTATTTATCCGCTAAATCAAAAGCAAGGAACATTAACTCATATGCCTCCTGAATAGAAGAAGGCGCAAGGACTATAGAGCGGTAATCTCCGTGCCCTCCGCCGCGCGTGGCCTGAAAATAATCAGACTGTGCCGGCCAGATATTGCCTAAGCCGGGCCCGCCGCGCATGATATTGACGATTACTGCGGGTAATTCTGCTCCGGCAATATAGGATATCCCTTCCTGTTTAAGGCTTATCCCGGGGCTGGAGGACGAAGTCATTGCCCTTACGCCGGCTGCCGCAGCGCCAAAGACCATATTTATGGCTGCCAGTTCTGATTCTGCCTGAATAAATATTCCGCCTGCCGCAGGCATCTGTCTTGCCATATATGCGGGCAGCTCATTCTGGGGCGTAATCGGATAGCCGGCATAAAAACGGCAACCTGCATCTATGGCGCCCTGAGCAATGGCTTCATTGCCAGTTATTAAAACTTTTGATTTTGACATCTTCGTTATTGCGTTACTTGCGTTATTGGGTTACTTGCGTTTATTTTTTTACGCTATAACGCTATAACCCTATAACGCTATAACGGATTTATTTAAAAACTTCAATACAACAATCCGGACAAATAATAGCGCATAAGCTGCAACCCAGGCATTCTGTGCTCTCTTGGAATTTTACCGGCCGGACACCGAGTGCATTGAAATTTTTATCCACAACAATCAAGCCCTTAGGACAAACACTGATACAAAGCAGGCATCCTTTACATTTATCTTTATTTATAGTTATCTTGCCCATATCCGTATTATATTTATACGCTATCCCTGCAGAACAGATTCAATCTTATCGGCGATACCTTGCGCGGTTAATCCATATTTGGCTAATAAAAGCCCTCTCGGCCCATGAGGGATGAATTCATCCGGTAAACCGATTCTGGTCACCGGCCTGGCCATAGCTTCGCTTACTGCGCTGCCAAACCCACCCTCTGCAATACCTTCTTCCGCCGTAAAAATAAATTTTGCCCTTGAGGCAATACCCGTCAAGAGCCTATCATCTAAGGGTTTAACAAAGCGCGCATTTATTACGGCGCCGGATAAGCCTTTTTCCGCCAATAAACCCGCTGCCTCAAGAGATGGCATCACCATGCTGCCTAAGGCAAGGAGAACAAAATCGTTCCCTTCCCGTAAAACTTCCACGCCGCCCAGTTCTAAAGGACTGGCCGGATAATTAGATGGCGGGATAACGCATTTGGGATACCTTATGACTACCGGCATACCTAAAGTCAGAGCAAATTCCAACATATTTTCTAATTCCGCGGCGTCCTTGGGCGCCATAATTACTAAATTAGGCGCGCTCCTTAAAAAAGCGATGTCAAAGATACCCTGGTGCGTTACGCCGTCCTCTCCGACGATACCTGCGCGGTCAAGGCAGAGGATAATCCCCGCGTTCTGTAATGATACGCACTCCATAATCTGGTCATAGGCCCTCTGTAAAAATGTAGAATATACCGCCACCACCGGCTTAAAGCCCTCCCTGGCAAAGGCCCCGGCAAAACAAACAGCGTGACCCTCGGCAATACCCACATCAAAGAACCTCTCTGGGTATAAATCCCGGAATTTATCCAAACCAGTGCCTTCGGCCATGGCAGCGGTAATGGCCACAATCCGGTTATTATTCTTGGCCAGGTCCAGCAGCTTATTGCCGAAGACATCGGTGTAAGTTTTAGGTTTGGGCTGCGGGGCTTGCGGTCTGCCGCTTGCAATTTCAAAAGAGCCGACGCTATGAAACCTTACCGGTTCATTCTCTGCGGGCGCATAGCCCTTGCCTTTCTTAGTTACTACATGCACTATTACCGGGCCTTTAAGGCTTAAAATATTTTTCAGCCTGGGGATCAAAGTGTTTAGATTATGCCCGTCTAAGGGCCCGAAATAACGAAACCCCAGCTCTTCGAATAATATGCCGGGAACAAATAAACCTTTCAAGCCTTCTTCAAATTTATTGGCAAGCTTTAAGAGCCGGCTCCCTTTGGGGATACGCGATTTGGCAAAACCCTCCAGGGAACTCTTAAAGCGGTTATATATAGGTAAGGAGATAAGTTTATTCAAGTATGTGCTTAAGGCCCCGACGTTAGGGGCGATGCTCAATTCATTAGTATTCAGGATCACCGTAATATCTTTTTTGAGGTGCCCGGCGTTATTC is a window from the Candidatus Omnitrophota bacterium genome containing:
- a CDS encoding LAGLIDADG family homing endonuclease encodes the protein MVKCNLCNQGFGRITETHLWHKHKVRYHEFIKRFPSANIGLIPWNKGKSKKNHPSLLRLSQALKAKKEWNFSDWQIKRKLQYATRYRELEKDNNLAELIGIVLGDGNLNKHPRTENLRITCNSKDVGYIKHIGILIKKVFYKSPSIRKRNDVNAVSVDLYQCKISERLNLPCGDKIRNNVGIPSWIFSDKRYILKCLKGLFETDGCFHEDRDNYTRIIEFKNNCKKLRQDVYDSLIKLGFKPQFGCNYIRLAKRSDVYTFKEIIDFRNYIAL
- the gltX gene encoding glutamate--tRNA ligase, which translates into the protein MIRVRFAPSPTGNLHIGGARTALFSWLYAKAKEGKFILRIEDTDKKRSKKKYLDEILFSLEWLGFKWDEVYYQSQRFNIYKEYAQKLLAQGLAYVEKSKDKSEAVIFKIKPQKIKINDLIHSLIEFDTENIKDQVLIKSDGTPTYNFACVVDDATMGITHVIRGDDHISNTPKQVILYQALNFPVPEFAHLPLILGKEGGRLSKRTGATAISDYRKMGYLSPALVNYLLLLGWAPGGNREIIDIREAIKLFDIKNVNKTAAIFDLDKLKWINNQYLKKADTQQLTDEVIPLLIQKKYIGKDNFDRNYIASLVKLFQGRLPTLKDFADWADFFFVKNIKIDPQAKKELLTQDLSKEFSLFIERLDKLESFDIITIEACFRELVKELNIEAKALIHPIRLAVTGKTIGPGLFEVIYYLGKERTRERLSKFIKGKKPK
- a CDS encoding 2-oxoacid:acceptor oxidoreductase family protein, which encodes MTERVIIAGAGGQGIMLLGRVLAEAAMREDKYVTWLPSYGAEVRGGTAHCMVTISDKEIGSPYVLKADALIIMNGPSLKKFKERIKNKGLVIVNSSLAASDIELDKHLDVLRHPFTDIAIGLGNIKVANMAALGCLIAKKNVVDLKSILKVIQAIAPADKKGLIEINQKALEEGAKLK
- a CDS encoding thiamine pyrophosphate-dependent enzyme is translated as MQKVFGYPKSLRNILTHYCAGCGHGIAHRLIAEVVDELGIREKVIGVAPVGCAVIAYDYWDFDCSEAAHGRALAVATAIKRVRPQNIVFTYQGDGDLAAIGTNETIHAANRGENVTVIFINNAIYGMTGGQLAPTTLLGQKTATTPAGREAKFHGYPLKISEMLALLPAVKYVERAALSSPQEIINAKKAVKLAFQNQIDNLGFSLVEILSPCPTYWGMSPKKALEWMRDVMVKEFPLGRIK
- a CDS encoding 3-methyl-2-oxobutanoate dehydrogenase subunit VorB, producing MSKSKVLITGNEAIAQGAIDAGCRFYAGYPITPQNELPAYMARQMPAAGGIFIQAESELAAINMVFGAAAAGVRAMTSSSSPGISLKQEGISYIAGAELPAVIVNIMRGGPGLGNIWPAQSDYFQATRGGGHGDYRSIVLAPSSIQEAYELMFLAFDLADKYRIPAIILGDGILGQMMEPLLVDSRLSLVVSERPATSDQQPTTKNWALTGAKGRPPNIVKSFYMKEGDLEKFNLCLQEKYKVIQGKEERFESLFLDDAKLILVAYGTMARIAKSVVQRLRKEGKKAGLIRPITLWPFPQKIFQRLAISDKRLAFLVIEMSYGQMLEDVKLAVCGKAKVEFFGRSGGGVPTEEEIIKKFESLKV
- a CDS encoding 4Fe-4S dicluster domain-containing protein, encoding MGKITINKDKCKGCLLCISVCPKGLIVVDKNFNALGVRPVKFQESTECLGCSLCAIICPDCCIEVFK
- the dxs gene encoding 1-deoxy-D-xylulose-5-phosphate synthase, with protein sequence MYLETLNLPQGLKKLSPEQLSQLAVEIRQRIVAVASRTGGHLASSLGAVEIAIALHYCLETPRDRIIWDVGHQSYAHKILTGRNKDFATLRQYQGISGFPSHEESAYDTFTTGHSSTAVSLALGLACARDCLEKEKYFKVVAVIGDGSLSGGLCFEGLNNAGHLKKDITVILNTNELSIAPNVGALSTYLNKLISLPIYNRFKSSLEGFAKSRIPKGSRLLKLANKFEEGLKGLFVPGILFEELGFRYFGPLDGHNLNTLIPRLKNILSLKGPVIVHVVTKKGKGYAPAENEPVRFHSVGSFEIASGRPQAPQPKPKTYTDVFGNKLLDLAKNNNRIVAITAAMAEGTGLDKFRDLYPERFFDVGIAEGHAVCFAGAFAREGFKPVVAVYSTFLQRAYDQIMECVSLQNAGIILCLDRAGIVGEDGVTHQGIFDIAFLRSAPNLVIMAPKDAAELENMLEFALTLGMPVVIRYPKCVIPPSNYPASPLELGGVEVLREGNDFVLLALGSMVMPSLEAAGLLAEKGLSGAVINARFVKPLDDRLLTGIASRAKFIFTAEEGIAEGGFGSAVSEAMARPVTRIGLPDEFIPHGPRGLLLAKYGLTAQGIADKIESVLQG